The genome window TTATCTTTCGAAAAGTCATTGTCGAAAAATTCTATAGCCGCTTATACAACTGATGTTGAAAAGTTAGCTTCGTATTTTGATCAATCGGATATTGATATCTCTCCCGACAAGGTAAAGCATGAGGACTTAAAAGGGTTTATTATCTGGATAAACAAATTGGGGGTAAGTTCCAGCACTCAAACACGCATCATTTCAGGGATCAAGGCATTTTACAAATACATGCTGATGGAAGAAATCATCAGTCAGAACCCGACAGAACTTTTAGAGTCGCCACGAATTGGACGTAAATTGCCCGATACCCTCAATTTAGATGAAGTGAACATGCTCATCGACAGCATTGATTTGAGTACTGAAAACGGTCAGCGAAATAAGGCAATTCTTGAAACCTTATACGGCTGTGGCCTTCGTGTAACGGAGTTAATTGAATTAAAATTATCCAATTTACATTTTAAACAAGGTTATATAAATGTTGTTGGTAAAGGAAATAAAGAGCGACTAACACCTATCGGCTCGGTGGCAATGAAAAATATCCAGCTTTATATCGATAATTACAGAAATCATCAAACAATACAGTCGGGTGAAGAAGACATCGTTTTTTTAAACAACCGGGGTCACAAACTTTCGCGAGTCATGATTTTTTTAATCATCAAAAAACAAATGGAACTGATTGGCTTGAGAAAAAAAGTAAGTCCACATACGTTAAGGCATTCATTTGCCTCACATTTAGTGGATAAGGGTGCTGATTTAAGGGCCGTACAGGAAATGTTAGGTCATGAATCAATCACTACCACCGAAATTTACACTCACCTTGATCGAAATTATTTAAAGAAAACCATTGAGGAATTTCATCCACGATCAAAAAAGAATAGAAAATCACGGGTATGAAACCCCAAAGCCCCGAGAATTCGGGAGAAACAAATACCGTAGCAGAGTTGCGGGAAACCTGACTGTTGTCAGGTAAGTTAAACCGCATGATATCCCTCGACTATCGCTCGAGATCCCAGCCTGCCCTCATTCGGCGGGTATAACGTTTGGTTGGAGTTCGGCTAAATGATTTTGAGAATCAAAATCATAGTCTCACTAATTAAAACTCTTCAATCTCGCCGTGTTCATCAACAAGAACACCCCAATTCACAGCAATTAATTCTTTATCTTCAAAGAAAAAATCAATCATGCCGTCCTCAAAAGAAAGCCTGTATTCTCCATTTTCTTCAATATCGGTTTCAATATCGGAAAAACCATTGGCTTTCATCAAATCGGTAATTTGCTTTTCGTTCATTTTAAAAACCAATTCACCAAATAATAAGGTATTGGCATTATCGGTTTCAAAACAAGAAACGATTGATTTCTCAGCCCCCCTACCTTCAATAAAAACAGACAATCCCAGATTCCAATAATTCATTATTACGGTATTGAAATCTTCATCTTCCTGAATATTTTCAATATCTTCAGCATCGCCAATGGTTGCAACCACCTGCTCAATGGTGAATCCAAAATTAATTTCCCCGAATCCGACTTTGGGTTTAATATTAAGTGTTAATTTACTCATGTTATGATTAATTTATTTTATCTATTTAAATGGTGAATTAGGTTCTTTTGCCATGTGATTATAAACCATTTTATCCAAATATTTTGGAAAGAACTTATTTATCAGCACAGTCATTTTCCCTTGAAAGGTTAAAACTAATGAATTTTTTCGTTTCATGATCGCTTTATAAATTCTATTTGCAACTTCTTCAGCCGACATCATTTCTGCTTCATCCCGCGGAGACTCTCCTTGCTGCGATCCGTCACTTCCCAGAGCGGTTGTCCTGATATTTGATGCGGTAAAACCCGGACATGCAATTAAAACATGTAAGCCTTTTTTTAAATTCTCAATTCTCACCGTTTCCAAAAAACCATGAATTGCAAATTTAGAAGCGGAATAACCGGTACGTCCGGGTAATCCTTTATATCCTGCAATGGATGAAACCCCGACCAAAGACCCTTTTGAGGCTAAAAGATAAGGCAATGCATATTTCGAACAATAAACGGTTCCCCAAAAATTCACATCCATTAATTTCCTGATTACGTTTAAATCCAAATCTTCAAACAGAGCACGCATCGAAATACCTGCATTATTTATTAATACATCTATTCGACCATATTTATCAACAGCCTTTTGAATCAAATTCTTGCAATCTTCCTCTTTACTCACATCTGTCATCACAGGAAGAATGTCTTTGAAATTTCCACTCAATTCCTGAACAAGTTCATCAAGTTTATCGATGCCGCGTGCCCCCACTACCAAAGCGGTCCCGGGTTCGGCAAATCTTTTTGTCAATGCTTTCCCAATCCCTGAAGAAGCGCCGGTTATAACTATTACTTTTTTAATCATCTATTTTACTAATGTATGCCTGCAAGTATAAATATTTTTATTTAATAAAGGTCGGTTTGTGTATTTTATTTATTAAATATAATTTTTATCTACATCATTTAATCATTGAAAAAAGCATCAATCAAATCTTTAATCTATTTTTGTATAAAATAAAGGACATGCTCACGAACCGACAATTATTTACATTAAATCTTGCTTGCCCGGCTGCCACGCCAATGGCTCTGGAAATTGTGCGTGCTGAAGGCATTTATATGTTCGATGATAAAGGCAAAAGATATGTTGATCTGGTTTCCGGAGTAGCAGTAAATAATATAGGGCACAGGCATCCAAAAGTCATTGAAGCCATTAAAGATCAATTGGATCAATATTTACATTTGATGGTTTATGGGGAATATATCCAAAGTCCACAAGTGCAATTAGCAAAGCTTCTTACCGATAATTTACCTGTCAGTTTAAATTCTGTTTATCTGGTAAACTCAGGGAGCGAAGCCATTGAGGGTGCATTAAAACTTGCAAAGCGTGTTACGAACAGAAGCCGGATTTTCTCCTTCAAAAATGCCTATCATGGCAGTACGCATGGCGCATTAAGTGTTTTGGGAAATGAAGAATTAAAAAATGCCTACCGTCCGTTGTTACCCGATGTACATTTTCTAAATTTCAATAACGAAGATGATTTAGAAAGGATCAGCAACCAAACGGCGTGTGTGCTTGTTGAGCCAATACAGGCCGAAGCAGGAATTATTTTACCCGAAAATAATTATTTAAAAAAGCTCAAGGATCGTTGCATCGAAACCGGTGCACTGTTAATATTTGATGAAGTTCAGATGGCTTTCGGCCGAACGGGGAAATTGTTTTCATTCGAGAATTTTGATGTAATTCCTGATATAATATGCCTGGCTAAAGGCATGGGCGGAGGCATGCCCATTGGTGCATTTATTGCCTCCCGGGAAATGATGAATACCCTCACCAACAAACCTGAATTGGGGCATATCACAACTTTTGGCGGTCATCCGGTTTGTGCCGCAGCAGGGCTGGCAAGCTTAAAAGTAATTATTGAAGAAAAGCTTGCTGAGAGTGCCAATGCAAAAGGCGAATTATTCAAAAAGAACCTTACCGGACTTCCCGGGATAAATCACATCAGAGGAATGGGTTTAATGTTGGCGATTGAAGTGGAAACCCAGGATTTGAACAATATAATCATTAATCAATTACTGGATAAGGGACTCATTGTCGATCGTTTTCTATTTAATCAAAATGCCTTTCGGATTGCCCCACCCCTGACAATAACTGAGGACCAGATTGAAGAAATATCGGCAAATGTGGCTCAGTGTATCATTGATGCTAATCAAAGATGACCATATTTGCACTCACAAATGAGCTAATTTTCCCTGATCCGGGCTTGGCAAATGAGGATGGATTGCTGGCGGTAGGTGGCGATTTAAGTCTGGAACGCTTGCTTTTGGCTTATCAGCATGGTATATTTCCATGGTACGACGATCATTCACCCATCCTTTGGTGGGCATTAAATCCGCGTATGGTTCTTTTTCCAAATAAATTTAAGGTCTCAAAAAGCTTACGTCAGCTTATCAATAAAGAAATTTTTGAAATCAGGATGGATCATAATTTTAAAAAAGTGCTGGATCAATGCAGCCTGGTTCCCCGTAAAGATCAGCATGGAACCTGGATTAACGATGAAATGAAAAATGCTTACGTAAACCTCTTTGATTATGGATTTGCACATTCTGTTGAAGTATATTTAGATCAAGAATTGGTTGGCGGATTGTATGGAGTTGCGATCGGGAAAATATTTTATGGAGAGTCCATGTTTCATCTGGTAAACAATGCTTCAAAAGTTGCCTTCTATTATTTAATACAAAAACTAAATTCGTTAAATTACAATCTAATTGACGCACAGATGGAGACCCCGTTAATCAAGAGTTTGGGTGGAGAATTGATCCCTTTGGAAGCATACAGGGCAATACTGAAATCATCTATCGACAATACAAATTTTCAATGCAAATGGTGAAATAAAATGAGTATGGAAAACAAATTTATGCAAAGGGCCATTGAGCTTGCCCGATCCAACATTACCAATTTAAAAGGCGGGCCATTTGGAGCGGTAATTGTGAAAGATCATAAAATTATCGGAGAAGGATGCAATGAGGTGATTTCGAATAACGACCCCACGGCACATGCTGAGATTGTGGCCATCAGAAATGCCTGCAAGAACCTGAACAGTTTTCAATTGGACGATTGTGAAATCTATACCAGTTGCGAACCCTGCCCCATGTGCCTGGGAGCAATTTATTGGGCGAGGCCGAAAAAGATCTATTTTGCTGCAACAAGAGAGGATGCAGAACAAGCAAATTTTGATGATTCTTTTATTTATAAAGAAGTATCTTTGCCCATTGATCAGCGAAAAATTCCAATGGTTCAGATGATGAAAGTTGAATCAAAAACAGTATTTACTGAATGGAACGCACAAAACATTAAAATCGATTATTGATTATTTTTTATTGAATATAAATATTATACTTATTATGAGTTTTGAATTATCAGGAAAATTAATTGAAAAATTAGAAACCCAACAAGTTACCTCAACTTTCAGAAAGCGTGAATTCGTTCTGGAAAAGAAAGAATCTGCTTCTGGAAGGGAATTTATTGAATACATCAAATTCCAGCTTAATCAGGATCGTTGCGAGTTATTGGATAGCTGCAAATTAAACGACGAACTGAATGTTAGTTTTAACATTAAGGGCAGGAAATGGGAAAAAGATGGAAAAGTGAGCTATTTCTTAAACCTTGAAGCCTGGAAAATTGATAAAGTATTAGGCGAAAATGGTCAGTCGGCACCTCCGCCATCCATGGCAGATATTCCACCCGAAATGGATGACGATTTACCCTTTTAAATATGAATAACAGATCAGCAT of Bacteroidota bacterium contains these proteins:
- the xerD gene encoding site-specific tyrosine recombinase XerD, encoding MNWDLHIKGFRSFLSFEKSLSKNSIAAYTTDVEKLASYFDQSDIDISPDKVKHEDLKGFIIWINKLGVSSSTQTRIISGIKAFYKYMLMEEIISQNPTELLESPRIGRKLPDTLNLDEVNMLIDSIDLSTENGQRNKAILETLYGCGLRVTELIELKLSNLHFKQGYINVVGKGNKERLTPIGSVAMKNIQLYIDNYRNHQTIQSGEEDIVFLNNRGHKLSRVMIFLIIKKQMELIGLRKKVSPHTLRHSFASHLVDKGADLRAVQEMLGHESITTTEIYTHLDRNYLKKTIEEFHPRSKKNRKSRV
- a CDS encoding SDR family oxidoreductase, with the translated sequence MIKKVIVITGASSGIGKALTKRFAEPGTALVVGARGIDKLDELVQELSGNFKDILPVMTDVSKEEDCKNLIQKAVDKYGRIDVLINNAGISMRALFEDLDLNVIRKLMDVNFWGTVYCSKYALPYLLASKGSLVGVSSIAGYKGLPGRTGYSASKFAIHGFLETVRIENLKKGLHVLIACPGFTASNIRTTALGSDGSQQGESPRDEAEMMSAEEVANRIYKAIMKRKNSLVLTFQGKMTVLINKFFPKYLDKMVYNHMAKEPNSPFK
- a CDS encoding aspartate aminotransferase family protein, with the protein product MLTNRQLFTLNLACPAATPMALEIVRAEGIYMFDDKGKRYVDLVSGVAVNNIGHRHPKVIEAIKDQLDQYLHLMVYGEYIQSPQVQLAKLLTDNLPVSLNSVYLVNSGSEAIEGALKLAKRVTNRSRIFSFKNAYHGSTHGALSVLGNEELKNAYRPLLPDVHFLNFNNEDDLERISNQTACVLVEPIQAEAGIILPENNYLKKLKDRCIETGALLIFDEVQMAFGRTGKLFSFENFDVIPDIICLAKGMGGGMPIGAFIASREMMNTLTNKPELGHITTFGGHPVCAAAGLASLKVIIEEKLAESANAKGELFKKNLTGLPGINHIRGMGLMLAIEVETQDLNNIIINQLLDKGLIVDRFLFNQNAFRIAPPLTITEDQIEEISANVAQCIIDANQR
- the aat gene encoding leucyl/phenylalanyl-tRNA--protein transferase, yielding MTIFALTNELIFPDPGLANEDGLLAVGGDLSLERLLLAYQHGIFPWYDDHSPILWWALNPRMVLFPNKFKVSKSLRQLINKEIFEIRMDHNFKKVLDQCSLVPRKDQHGTWINDEMKNAYVNLFDYGFAHSVEVYLDQELVGGLYGVAIGKIFYGESMFHLVNNASKVAFYYLIQKLNSLNYNLIDAQMETPLIKSLGGELIPLEAYRAILKSSIDNTNFQCKW
- a CDS encoding nucleoside deaminase → MSMENKFMQRAIELARSNITNLKGGPFGAVIVKDHKIIGEGCNEVISNNDPTAHAEIVAIRNACKNLNSFQLDDCEIYTSCEPCPMCLGAIYWARPKKIYFAATREDAEQANFDDSFIYKEVSLPIDQRKIPMVQMMKVESKTVFTEWNAQNIKIDY
- a CDS encoding DUF3127 domain-containing protein, whose protein sequence is MSFELSGKLIEKLETQQVTSTFRKREFVLEKKESASGREFIEYIKFQLNQDRCELLDSCKLNDELNVSFNIKGRKWEKDGKVSYFLNLEAWKIDKVLGENGQSAPPPSMADIPPEMDDDLPF